A region from the Streptomyces sp. 3214.6 genome encodes:
- a CDS encoding thiol-disulfide oxidoreductase DCC family protein, which produces MAARGTEQAAVGRDALRVPVRRLTVLFDAECSLCGFVRDWLGRQPQLVPLEFVPAGSAEALARFPGLDHRATLDEITVVGDAGQVYTGAAAWIVTLWALREHRPLAHRLSTPAGAKLARAAVLAAAKWRDGHGQGVGWGGGVYRRGDGWSYDPGQGWSYTPPTCADGACSTG; this is translated from the coding sequence ATGGCCGCCCGAGGGACAGAACAGGCCGCCGTCGGCCGGGACGCTCTTCGCGTCCCGGTTCGCCGGCTCACCGTCCTCTTCGACGCCGAGTGCTCCCTGTGCGGCTTCGTGCGCGACTGGCTGGGCCGGCAACCTCAGCTGGTGCCACTGGAGTTCGTCCCGGCGGGCTCCGCCGAGGCCCTCGCCCGCTTTCCCGGCCTCGACCATCGCGCCACCCTCGACGAGATCACCGTCGTCGGCGACGCCGGTCAGGTCTACACGGGCGCCGCCGCCTGGATCGTCACCCTGTGGGCGCTGCGCGAACACCGCCCGCTCGCGCACCGGCTGAGCACGCCCGCCGGGGCGAAGCTCGCGCGGGCGGCCGTGCTCGCCGCCGCCAAGTGGCGCGACGGGCACGGACAGGGCGTGGGCTGGGGCGGGGGCGTCTACCGGCGGGGCGACGGCTGGTCCTACGACCCGGGTCAGGGCTGGAGCTACACTCCGCCCACCTGTGCCGACGGTGCCTGCTCCACTGGTTAG
- a CDS encoding TetR/AcrR family transcriptional regulator: MSANNDGPAEADPPTQHREPQESPEGAPASKSEQTRALILQTAMRLFQERGYDKTTMRAIAKEAGVSVGNAYYYFAGKEHLIQGFYDRLAAEHREAVRGILARETSLEARLAGVLRTWLDVATPYHEFAVQFFKTAADPDSPLSPFSAESEHARVEAIAVHKEVLAGSKAKVPEELREVLPELMWLSQMGLVMYWIYDRTPGRERSYRLAGRGARLTARGVALARFRVLRPLVLEVHDLFTDFLPGMTNAVPDPAKRGQKKSSPGPADQRAEQVEHGDRTEHG, from the coding sequence GTGTCCGCGAACAACGACGGTCCCGCCGAGGCCGATCCCCCGACCCAGCACCGGGAACCTCAGGAGTCCCCTGAAGGTGCTCCCGCGTCCAAGTCCGAGCAGACCCGCGCGCTGATCCTTCAGACGGCGATGCGGCTGTTCCAGGAGCGCGGTTACGACAAGACGACGATGCGGGCCATCGCCAAGGAGGCCGGGGTCTCGGTCGGCAACGCGTACTACTACTTCGCCGGCAAGGAACACCTGATCCAGGGCTTCTACGACCGGCTCGCGGCCGAACACCGGGAGGCGGTCCGGGGCATCCTGGCGCGGGAGACCAGCCTGGAGGCGCGGCTCGCGGGCGTGCTGCGGACCTGGCTGGACGTGGCCACGCCGTACCACGAGTTCGCGGTGCAGTTCTTCAAGACGGCCGCCGATCCGGACAGCCCGCTCAGCCCCTTCTCCGCCGAGTCGGAGCACGCGCGCGTGGAGGCCATCGCCGTCCACAAGGAGGTGCTCGCGGGTTCGAAGGCGAAGGTGCCGGAGGAACTGCGGGAGGTGCTGCCCGAGTTGATGTGGCTCTCCCAGATGGGCCTGGTCATGTACTGGATCTACGACCGTACGCCGGGGCGCGAGCGCAGTTACCGGCTGGCCGGACGGGGGGCGCGGCTCACCGCGCGGGGTGTGGCGCTGGCCCGGTTCCGGGTGCTGCGGCCGCTCGTCCTGGAGGTGCACGACCTGTTCACGGACTTCCTGCCCGGCATGACCAACGCGGTGCCGGACCCGGCGAAGAGGGGCCAGAAGAAGTCTTCACCGGGTCCGGCGGACCAGCGCGCCGAACAGGTCGAGCACGGCGACCGGACCGAGCACGGCTAG